Proteins from one Methanococcus maripaludis C5 genomic window:
- the guaA gene encoding glutamine-hydrolyzing GMP synthase: MFKTEPFIEESIEEIRKQINNRKTIIALSGGVDSAVAAVLTDKAIGDKLLAVYVDTGLMRKNESEEIWKIFKEQMGLNLKIVEAKDIFLKELEGVIDPEEKRKIIGRLFIEVFEKVAEEQGEEVLVQGTIAPDWIESEGQIKTHHNIALPGGMVLDVVEPLRELYKDEVRLLAVALGLPDQIAHRQPFPGPGLAVRILGEITDEKLAICKEANFIVSEEIEKTELKNELWQYFAAVLDTKATGVKGDIRDYNWVVALRFVKSLDAMTAHTPEIPYDLIKKISKRITSEIPNVTRVVLDVTDKPPATIEFE, from the coding sequence ATGTTTAAAACAGAGCCGTTTATAGAAGAATCTATTGAAGAAATAAGAAAGCAGATTAACAATAGAAAAACGATTATTGCATTGAGTGGCGGAGTTGACAGTGCAGTTGCTGCAGTTCTTACAGATAAAGCAATTGGGGATAAATTACTTGCAGTTTACGTTGATACTGGATTAATGAGGAAAAATGAGTCTGAAGAAATCTGGAAAATTTTTAAAGAACAGATGGGACTCAATTTAAAAATTGTTGAAGCAAAAGACATATTTTTAAAAGAACTCGAAGGAGTAATTGATCCAGAAGAAAAAAGAAAAATAATTGGAAGGCTCTTTATTGAAGTATTTGAGAAAGTTGCAGAAGAACAGGGTGAAGAAGTACTCGTTCAGGGAACAATTGCACCAGACTGGATTGAAAGTGAAGGACAGATTAAAACACACCACAACATTGCGTTACCTGGTGGAATGGTTTTAGATGTTGTTGAACCTTTAAGAGAACTCTACAAAGATGAAGTTAGACTTTTAGCAGTTGCACTTGGACTTCCAGACCAGATTGCACACAGACAACCTTTTCCGGGACCCGGACTTGCAGTTAGAATTTTAGGCGAAATTACAGATGAAAAATTAGCAATCTGTAAGGAAGCAAACTTCATCGTTTCAGAAGAAATTGAAAAAACCGAACTTAAAAACGAACTCTGGCAGTACTTTGCAGCAGTGCTCGATACAAAAGCAACTGGTGTTAAAGGAGATATTAGGGATTACAACTGGGTTGTTGCACTTAGATTTGTAAAATCACTCGATGCAATGACTGCACATACTCCTGAAATCCCGTACGATTTAATTAAAAAAATAAGCAAAAGAATTACCTCTGAAATTCCAAATGTTACAAGAGTGGTTCTTGACGTAACTGATAAACCACCAGCAACAATTGAATTTGAATAA
- a CDS encoding tetratricopeptide repeat protein — MKNNYGIQKWHSHGAMLCNSEKYSEALECYDKILSYYPKDFLAVFGKGMVFLKLKEYEKALWCFNSVLNMNSSYIPAIKNKAIVEEKLKKQERENYNKFSKLGVENYKQGNFEKALDYFEKAFEINPYSETLRKNIEKTRLKLKETLPIRWNNKGVEYYKVKNYQKAFECFEKAVKLNPNFESALKNKAMVQKLLKN; from the coding sequence ATGAAGAACAATTACGGTATTCAAAAATGGCACAGCCATGGAGCAATGCTCTGTAATTCTGAAAAATATTCGGAAGCACTTGAGTGTTATGATAAAATACTTTCATATTATCCAAAAGATTTTTTAGCAGTCTTTGGAAAAGGAATGGTTTTTTTAAAACTTAAGGAATACGAAAAAGCATTGTGGTGTTTCAACAGCGTTTTAAACATGAATTCATCATATATTCCTGCAATAAAAAATAAAGCAATTGTGGAAGAAAAGTTAAAAAAGCAGGAACGCGAAAATTATAATAAATTTTCAAAATTGGGCGTTGAAAACTACAAACAGGGAAATTTTGAGAAGGCTCTCGACTATTTTGAAAAAGCTTTTGAAATAAATCCATATTCAGAAACTTTAAGAAAAAATATTGAAAAGACACGCCTTAAATTAAAAGAAACACTCCCTATCAGATGGAATAATAAAGGAGTCGAATATTACAAGGTTAAAAACTACCAAAAGGCGTTCGAATGCTTTGAAAAAGCTGTTAAGTTAAATCCAAATTTTGAATCTGCTTTAAAAAATAAAGCAATGGTTCAAAAGTTACTTAAAAATTAA
- a CDS encoding flippase translates to MIKNLKKDGIVKDSAYMIFSNMYSKFAAYLFYFLIPFILGTEGFGIIKGLMPILDTLVIIFCSGIPPAMAKFISGNDLKENTWIYDILKVMFIFSIFGGIFTVFLKYLLGGNYSNLPNVYFYAVALALPFSVVISWSRGVLQGNLKIKNLSKTWILENTSKVVFLVILSYLFGVFGGILSISVSFLIGGIFGIYLLSKSNLEYSFSHILKNIFSPIKEKESVKKVIYYSIPIALTTASYRLINDLDGIFILSMLGAYDNGVYGYASLLSRLLFLFASAIAIVLIPRISKSKDISYFKKATILNILIVLPALLIIFLFSKELLKLFFGINTPESVTSLKILSVSAVFMSTYTICASSLQGLGYAKIPVYVLFLGILLNAILNYMLIPNLGIIGGAIATLSSSFAVFVLIWIITFSKLKKIKNNS, encoded by the coding sequence ATGATTAAAAACTTAAAAAAAGATGGAATTGTAAAAGACAGTGCATACATGATATTTTCAAACATGTATTCCAAATTTGCAGCCTATCTTTTTTATTTTTTAATACCATTTATTCTTGGAACTGAGGGTTTTGGTATCATTAAAGGGTTAATGCCGATTTTAGATACGTTAGTTATTATTTTTTGTTCGGGAATTCCGCCAGCAATGGCAAAATTTATTTCTGGCAATGACCTTAAAGAAAATACTTGGATATACGATATTTTAAAAGTAATGTTTATTTTTTCAATATTTGGCGGAATTTTTACAGTATTTTTAAAATATTTGCTTGGCGGAAACTATTCTAATTTACCAAATGTTTATTTTTACGCTGTCGCACTTGCATTACCATTTTCAGTAGTTATTTCGTGGAGCAGGGGCGTATTACAGGGAAATTTAAAAATAAAGAATTTATCAAAAACATGGATTTTAGAAAATACTTCAAAAGTTGTTTTTTTAGTAATTTTGAGCTATTTATTTGGCGTATTTGGTGGAATTCTATCGATTTCAGTTTCATTTTTAATCGGCGGAATTTTTGGAATCTACCTCTTATCAAAATCAAATCTAGAATATTCATTTTCACATATTTTAAAAAATATATTTTCACCGATAAAAGAGAAGGAATCTGTTAAAAAAGTTATATATTATTCAATTCCTATCGCACTTACGACTGCATCCTATAGGCTTATAAATGATCTCGATGGTATTTTCATACTTTCGATGCTTGGAGCTTATGATAATGGTGTTTACGGATACGCATCGTTACTTTCAAGGCTTCTTTTCTTGTTCGCATCTGCAATAGCAATAGTACTAATTCCAAGAATTTCAAAATCGAAAGACATTTCATATTTTAAAAAAGCAACAATTTTGAACATTTTAATAGTTTTACCTGCATTATTAATAATTTTTTTATTCTCAAAAGAACTTTTGAAACTGTTTTTTGGAATAAATACTCCTGAAAGCGTTACTTCTTTAAAAATACTCTCAGTATCTGCAGTTTTCATGAGTACATATACAATATGTGCGTCATCCCTTCAGGGTCTTGGATACGCAAAAATTCCAGTATATGTTTTATTTTTAGGCATTTTGTTAAATGCAATATTAAATTACATGTTAATTCCAAATTTGGGCATTATTGGCGGTGCAATTGCAACTCTTTCATCGTCATTTGCTGTATTTGTATTAATTTGGATAATTACATTTAGTAAGCTTAAAAAAATTAAAAATAATAGTTAA